A genomic region of Prosthecobacter sp. contains the following coding sequences:
- a CDS encoding polysaccharide pyruvyl transferase family protein: MRIAFVGASGYGNVGDDTYPLVFAQQLPEHELVIYNSDLPAALPDDLALLVLGGGGILYNNPKEGPADAESPHFRAMKFYMDAAIARGIPWGILSCGFQFQINREAEYATALRPWVPYLKQAAFITLRSPNCVRIAQEISRRDDAQFFPDAAYLYQPTVDPSEVASQVVTLVPAGLVNARNTLINHYMRQFAASSTPTRWLGMGAPVDDDKLLAEVAERFPQSQIVARPGPQAAFETIARSRFVLTGRYHGMIFARVSRVPFITPVDSPYKIRMEDLNADISTAAGHFEVLRRFLPR; encoded by the coding sequence ATGAGAATCGCCTTCGTCGGCGCGTCCGGCTACGGCAACGTCGGCGACGACACCTATCCACTCGTCTTCGCGCAGCAATTGCCGGAGCACGAGTTGGTGATCTACAATTCCGACCTGCCTGCCGCCCTGCCGGACGATCTCGCACTGCTCGTGCTCGGCGGCGGCGGCATTCTTTACAACAACCCGAAGGAGGGACCGGCAGACGCGGAATCACCGCACTTCCGCGCCATGAAGTTCTACATGGATGCCGCCATCGCGCGCGGCATCCCATGGGGCATCCTATCGTGCGGCTTTCAATTTCAAATCAACCGCGAGGCCGAGTATGCCACCGCTCTCAGGCCGTGGGTGCCTTACTTGAAACAGGCGGCCTTCATCACGCTGCGCTCGCCAAACTGCGTGCGCATCGCGCAGGAGATCAGCAGGCGTGATGATGCGCAGTTCTTCCCGGATGCGGCCTATTTGTATCAACCGACGGTTGATCCGTCCGAAGTGGCTTCGCAGGTCGTCACACTCGTTCCCGCAGGTCTCGTCAATGCGCGGAACACACTCATCAATCACTACATGCGCCAGTTTGCCGCCAGCAGCACGCCGACTCGCTGGCTGGGCATGGGCGCACCGGTGGATGATGACAAACTGCTGGCTGAGGTAGCAGAACGTTTTCCACAATCGCAGATTGTCGCCCGGCCCGGTCCGCAGGCGGCGTTTGAAACCATCGCACGGTCGCGCTTCGTCCTCACCGGCCGTTATCACGGCATGATCTTTGCCCGCGTCAGCCGTGTGCCCTTCATCACGCCGGTCGATTCGCCCTACAAGATCCGCATGGAGGATTTGAACGCGGACATCAGCACTGCCGCCGGCCATTTCGAGGTGCTGCGGCGTTTTCTCCCCCGCTGA
- a CDS encoding Gfo/Idh/MocA family oxidoreductase encodes MNRRQFIQTSSAASVLGFPAILRSASPNSMLQVASIGVARMGGNTMRSVASHAKVKIVALCDVDARHIAQAAKDFPEASQHKDWRELLSKHADKFDAVTVGTPDHMHASIATIALRAKKHVYLQKPMAPTPHECRVLAQEAVKAGVVTQLGNQGRSSIESRMMVELLRTKAIGKIKEVIMWENKKLNWWPKNMELRPQGDAIPEGLDWDHWLGVRSPRPYLNDTYHPQTWRAWFDFGCGELGDMGCHHFDATFDGLKLGAPKRVRQTTEGSSGALWADKRRVEFEFAGNELIAGDTLKLTWLDGGIDPDMSVVKMPSVLSKFPASGGFWIGEHGAIFKPYGVRPFVLPEADFPAEKYPRGIKPQDHYHDWVNAILAGKKSCGDFSHGGPLTETVVVGTIADRFPSQWLEWDRAGLKFSNLEAANALVKREYRDGWKIEGLG; translated from the coding sequence ATGAACCGCCGCCAATTCATTCAAACATCCAGCGCTGCCTCAGTGCTGGGATTCCCCGCCATTCTTCGCTCTGCTTCGCCGAATTCGATGCTGCAGGTCGCCAGCATCGGCGTGGCTCGCATGGGCGGGAACACGATGCGCAGCGTGGCCTCGCACGCAAAGGTGAAGATCGTCGCCTTGTGTGATGTGGATGCGCGCCACATCGCGCAGGCGGCCAAAGACTTTCCCGAAGCCTCGCAGCACAAGGATTGGCGCGAATTGTTGTCGAAACACGCGGACAAATTCGACGCGGTGACGGTCGGAACGCCGGATCACATGCACGCGTCCATTGCAACAATTGCTCTGAGAGCCAAGAAGCATGTCTATTTGCAGAAGCCGATGGCTCCCACGCCGCATGAGTGCCGCGTTCTGGCGCAGGAGGCCGTCAAAGCCGGGGTGGTGACGCAGCTCGGCAATCAGGGCCGCTCCAGCATTGAAAGCCGCATGATGGTGGAACTGCTGCGCACCAAGGCCATCGGCAAAATTAAAGAGGTGATCATGTGGGAGAACAAAAAGCTCAACTGGTGGCCGAAGAACATGGAATTGCGTCCGCAGGGCGATGCGATCCCGGAGGGACTCGACTGGGACCATTGGCTCGGCGTGCGCTCGCCACGTCCGTATCTCAATGACACCTATCATCCGCAGACGTGGCGTGCGTGGTTTGACTTCGGTTGTGGCGAACTCGGCGACATGGGCTGTCATCATTTCGATGCCACGTTCGATGGCTTGAAGCTCGGTGCTCCGAAACGCGTGCGTCAGACGACTGAAGGCAGCAGCGGGGCGTTGTGGGCCGACAAACGCCGTGTCGAGTTCGAGTTCGCGGGCAATGAACTCATCGCCGGTGACACACTGAAACTCACCTGGCTCGATGGCGGCATTGATCCTGACATGAGCGTGGTGAAGATGCCGTCAGTGCTCTCCAAATTTCCTGCCAGCGGCGGTTTCTGGATCGGCGAGCATGGTGCGATCTTCAAACCCTACGGCGTGCGTCCGTTTGTGCTGCCGGAGGCTGATTTCCCGGCGGAAAAGTATCCGCGTGGCATCAAACCGCAGGATCATTATCACGACTGGGTCAATGCGATCCTCGCGGGCAAAAAAAGCTGTGGCGATTTCAGCCACGGCGGTCCGCTGACCGAAACCGTCGTCGTCGGCACCATCGCCGATCGTTTTCCGAGCCAGTGGCTCGAATGGGATCGCGCTGGTTTGAAATTCTCCAACCTCGAAGCGGCGAACGCGCTGGTGAAACGCGAGTATCGCGACGGCTGGAAGATCGAAGGGCTGGGTTAA